The sequence TGGATGTTCTCCTGTTGGTAGAGAAAATGTGAAGGCCGCGCCAGCTCCCAGCGTACTCTGTGCGCGCACGCTGCCTCCGTGTCTCTCGACAATTCGTTTCACAATTGCGAGACCAACGCCGGTTCCCGGATACTCTTTGACGGAGTGCAGACGCTGGAAAACACCGAACAGTTTGTCGGAGTACCGTGCGTCAAAGCCCGCGCCGTTGTCGCGCACCGTGTATTCCACAAAACCATCATGCGCGGTGCCGGTGATTTCTATGCGCGGGGAGTGAGTATTCGACGTGAACTTTAATGCATTCGAGAGGAGATTGGTCCACACGAGTCGAATCATCGTTTCGTCACCTCGTGCCGGCAACAGAGTACCGAGCTGCAGATCGACGTGTGCGTGTTCGTTGCCGGACATCAATTCACGAAACACCTGACGCACCTCCGCCAGCATGTCGATGCGAGAGTTTTTCATCTCGGTCCGGCCGAGACGTGAGAAAGCGAGCAGATCGTCTATCAGTACACCGAGTTTCACAGCGCCATCGGCGATTACCGTGCAGATGCGGCGGCCTTCGGCATCGAGCTTCGGCGCATGGTCCTCGAGCAACATGCGGGTGAAACCGTCGATTGTTCGCAGTGGTGCGCGCAAATCGTGCGACACCGAATAGGCAAAGGATTCCAGTTCCTTGTTTGCGATCTCAAGCTGCGCGGTCCGCTCTGCAACACGCCGTTCGAGTTCCTCCGCGTGACGGGTGGATTCGGTGAGGAGCGCCTCTTCCGTATTCACACGGTCGGTAATATCACGAACCGTTCCCACGAAACTGACGGCGTGGCGAGTATCACCTGTACCGTCGAATTCGGCCACCCCATGTGCCTCGACCCATCGAAGGCCACCCGTTTCCGGGAGCACACGGTACACGATCATGTAGGGCGCCGGGTGCTGAGGATCGAGTGCCGCTTGAACGGCCTTCAGCACCTGCG comes from Ignavibacteriota bacterium and encodes:
- a CDS encoding PAS domain S-box protein, encoding MVHLCVIGIELFLPAAPMLAAEMPRITRTADTLMYVIIALLLMLGALAVFYAHRRATRNALRTLQDELQRSETTFSAVFHGSPIALAISRLSDGAFLEVNDVFLRLIEYPREDVLGHSSVQLHVATAEQRKERIQSVLEHGSAREIEFTIRARSGAIKSVLGSIVIVDLFGERCTISSMIDITARKTAEREAQYFDRQRQLALDAAQMGWWHYNPITNRSTWDTRYAEIFGVTGSERDNDLILKLLHPDDLPQVLKAVQAALDPQHPAPYMIVYRVLPETGGLRWVEAHGVAEFDGTGDTRHAVSFVGTVRDITDRVNTEEALLTESTRHAEELERRVAERTAQLEIANKELESFAYSVSHDLRAPLRTIDGFTRMLLEDHAPKLDAEGRRICTVIADGAVKLGVLIDDLLAFSRLGRTEMKNSRIDMLAEVRQVFRELMSGNEHAHVDLQLGTLLPARGDETMIRLVWTNLLSNALKFTSNTHSPRIEITGTAHDGFVEYTVRDNGAGFDARYSDKLFGVFQRLHSVKEYPGTGVGLAIVKRIVERHGGSVRAQSTLGAGAAFTFSLPTGEHP